Part of the Streptomyces sp. WMMC500 genome is shown below.
CATTCCATCAGATACAGTGCGTGGCGAAGATCACCGACTCGCTCTCCCCTGACCACGGAGGATCCCCCATGCACGCCCGTCTGCGACGCACACTCGCCGCCACCACCGCCGCCCTCGCGCTCGCCGCACTGCCGGCCCTGGCTCACACCCCCGCGACCGCCGCCCCCGGCCTCGCCCCCGCCGCCGCGGCGGCCCAGCCGGGGCTGCCGCCGATCGGGGCCGAGATCCCGCAGTCGATGCTCGCGGCCGACACTCCGATGCTCATCGGCGAGGAACTGGTCAGCGTGGACTTCCGGGGCGGTATCAGGCAGCGCGCCGACGTCAATCCGGCCGATCCGATCAACAGTGTCCGGATGCGGACCGTCGGGTTCAGGGTCACCGCGGACCTGCCGTCCGCGGACGGCGCGGAGTCCCCGGGGACGATCACCCTCGAACAGAGCGACGTCGACGTCGAGGCGGAGAGCACCCTGACCCGGACCCAGCAGTTCCCGCCGCGCTACGAGCAGCGGGACGTGATCCCGTTCACGGCCGCCATCGAGAGGGAGGGCTCCGACCCGGTCGTGCTGGAGGCAAGGAAGCCGATGGTGCTCCTCGGCCGGCTCACGCAGTTCCCGCCCAGGGGTGACCTGTACCAACTGGCGGAGCCCGTGGAACTGGTCGACCCGGAGAACCCCGAGACGGTCGTCGCCGTGCTGGAGAAGTTCCCCGCCAAGCGGGGCGGCCTGTAACGGACACGGGGGCCGGGCAGGCAGTTCCCAGAGGGCTGCCTGCCCCGGCCGGCGGCGGACTGCCCCGGCCGGCGGCGGAGGTCAGCGGGGGCGGCGGTCTGGGTCCTCCGCCCGGAGGCGGTGCTGGGCGACGGTCAGCAGTTCGCGCAGGTGCTCCCGGAGGGGGTTCGCCGCGGTGAGCGCTGTCAGCTCCGCCGCGGCCTCCGCGTAACGGCCCGTTTCGAGGTCCAGTGCGACGCGCCGCTCCAGCAGCGTCTGCCGCCACTCCGACAGCCGCGTACGGTGCCGCTCGGCGTACAGTCCGGGCACACCGGCGAGCGGCTCGCCGCTGAACTCCGCCAGGGCGGCGGCGTACAGCGCCCGGCCTCCTTCCGCGTCCCCCTCGGCGACGGCGGTCTCGGCGGCCGACGCCGCCGCTTCCGCCCTGGCGAGGTCCACGTCGGTGTCCCGGATCCGGAGCGTGTACCGGCCGTGCTTGTTGACGAACACTTCGTCGCCGAGGCACTTGCGCAGCCGGTGGGCGTACGTACGCACGGCGGCCTCCGCCCGTGCAGGCGGGTCCTCGTCCCAGATGGCGGCGGTCAGCTCCTGCGCGGTGGCGGCGTGGTCACCGCGTAGCAGCAGCATGGCGAGCAGTGCGCGCTGCCGGGGCGAGCCGGTCGGCAGCACCCCTTCCCCGCGCCGGGCGCCGACCGGCCCGAGCACCGAGAAGCGGAGGGCGTCGGCATCCTCCGGCGCGGGTGCCTCGGCCGATTCATGGGCCGCCCGCAGGTTCCGGGAGCGTGCCGCCACCGACTCCACCAGGGCGCGCGCGTCGGCGCGCCGCCGCTCCGGGCCGAGCAGCGCGGCCGCCTCGTACTCCGCACCGGCGAAGGCGCGCAGGGTGGCGAGGGCCTGGGGGTGGGTCGCGCCGAGGGTGGCCGAGGTCTTCTGCGCCGCCAGGGCGAGCACGTCGACCGCCCGTTCCATCCGGTCGCGGTCGCGGGCGGCCGTCGCCGCCGCGAACTCGGCCGACGCGAGCGCCACCAGCGCGGAGCCCGACGTCGGGTGGTCCTCGCCGAGGAGATCCACCACGCGCCGCGCGAGAGTTTCGAGTTCGCCGAGCAGCCGGTCCGCCACCCGGTCCCGGTGGCCCCGGCGGGCCACCTCGGCGAGGACCGACACCGCCGACAACTCCAGGTCCAGGCGGTCGTCCTCGGGTCCCCGTCCCGATCGGAGAAGCGATCGGGCCACGGTCGCCTGCCTGGCGGCTTCCCCGGCATCGCCCGACCGCAGTTCACGGACCGCGCGGCCCACGGCTGTCCGGGCGAGGACGAGGGGGTGCTGTCCCTGCCTGGCGTCGTTCAACCGTCGTCACCTCCCGCGAAGTCGCGGCTGATGGCCTGCTGGGCGACCATGAACCTGAGTTCCGCGATCTGCGTGGCGTCCATGTACCCCTGATCCGACCACTGCTGCAAGCGGTCGAACCACGCCTGGGCCTTCTCGTCCGGCCGCTTCACCTCCCGGGCGCCTTCGCGCGGGCGCAGCACGTCGATGAGGTGCGAGACCTGGAGGTGGTCGAAGCGGGTGATGGCCTCGGCGATGGTGGCCGCGTACAGCACGTTCCCCGCCCGCTTCTCGTCGGCACGGTCCGGTGCCTGCTCCAGAAGGATGCCCACGACCGCCGGGTCGTGCCCCTCCGCGGGAGACCCTTCCACCGGGCCGCCCGAGTACCCGGAGTAGTCACCCAGGATCTGGTCCACGGACAGTTGCAGCGCCTCGATCGAGCCGCCACCCGCACACGGGTACCCGTCCGCCGCATGGTGCACCGTCCCGCTGAGCCTCGCTTCTGCAGGTGACGGGCGGTACGGGCCGCGCCAGTGCCAGCCGGGGAGGGCGTGACCGGCGTTGGGGATGCGCGGGGAGAGCCGGTGGTGGGCGGCGATCTCGATGAGGGCCAGGTCGGCGTCCCGGTCCTGTCTGCACAACCGGCCGTCCAGGCGCTCGCCGTCTGCCAGGACGATCTCCACCGCGCCGTCGTCCGGCGCGAGTTCGCGCAGGCAGTGCAGGGCGGTCAGCACGTAGCGCCGGGTGAGGAGGAACCCCCCGCCCAGCCGCCTGTGCGCCTGGTACAGATCCACCCAGTACCCGGCGTCCGTCACGGCGTCTCCGGGACCCGCTCGATGGTCAGGGTCACCGCAAAGGAGGCTTCTGCCGACGCCTTGGAGAGCACCACACCCGCCTCCGCGGCGAGCGTCAGCCCGAAGCTGACCTCCATGGTCGACACCCGCCACCCGTCCCGGGCGGGCGCCTCGGCCAGCGACCGCTGGGCGATCGCGGACGCCTGGACGATCGCCGCCTCGATCTCTGGGCCGCGGTCCTCCAGGGCCGCGGTCGTGCGGCTCCGTGTGCCGATCTGACGGCCGCCGCCCGCACCGGCGTCGAGGTCCACCGTCTCCACTCTGACCCGGGAGGTCGAGCCCGCCACCGTTTCCCCTCTCTGCGCGCGCCGTTGGGAACCGGTTCCCAGCATGTCACCCCTGGCACAGCCGCGCCCCCTCCAGCGCGCTCCCGCCGCGGCGAAGAGGCCCGGTGCCGGGGTGGAGGGCGGTATCGGGGTGGCCCCGGGCGGCGAGTGGCCCGGCGACGGGGTCGCCCGGTGTCGGGGTGGGCGGTCGTGCGTGCGGGGCCGCGGCGACGGGGGGTTGGAGCATTGGCCCCCCGGGGGGCAGGCGGCCCGGTTCCCCGGAGACGCCGGCCTCCGGGCCTGGCCGGCGATATGACGGAGCGGGCCGCGATGCGCCCCCGTATCCCGCCCGCACCGAGGGCGTTCAGGCAGCGCACACAGCCCCGGCGCAGCAAGGAGCCCGCCACGTGCGCGTCTTCGGGCGAAAGTCGGCCTCCGGGGGTGATTTGCCCCGATCTGGAGGCGGGTTGGAGCAAGTTTCTACCGGCTGCGTTCACCCGGGGCGGCCCGCAGCGCAGACGACGCACGCGGGGGCGGGCGCGCGCATGCCGGCGGGCGGAACCGGATACCCGCCGGTGTCCCCGGATTCGTCACGGCGAGACGCACACGGAACGCCCCAAGGGGCGGATGCGGCCCGGCAGGCGCCCGCGTGGACGCCGCGAGGCGAAACTCGGCCTCGGTGGGCGATTTGACCTGGTTCGGGAGTGGGGTTAACGCGAGTTACGGCCGTTTCTCTCCCCGGGGAGCGGCGAGCCGCAGGCGGGCGGGCGCCGCGGGACGCAAGTACCCCGGGGCCATCGGTGCGGGCGGGATACGAGGGCGCATCGCCGCCCGCGCCGTCATATCGCCGGCCAGGCCCGGAGTCCGGCACCCTGGGGAACCGGGCCGCCTGCCCCGGGGGGCCCAATGCTCCAACCCCCCGTCGCCGCAGTCCCCACGCACGACCACACACC
Proteins encoded:
- a CDS encoding CU044_2847 family protein; its protein translation is MAGSTSRVRVETVDLDAGAGGGRQIGTRSRTTAALEDRGPEIEAAIVQASAIAQRSLAEAPARDGWRVSTMEVSFGLTLAAEAGVVLSKASAEASFAVTLTIERVPETP
- a CDS encoding BTAD domain-containing putative transcriptional regulator — its product is MARSLLRSGRGPEDDRLDLELSAVSVLAEVARRGHRDRVADRLLGELETLARRVVDLLGEDHPTSGSALVALASAEFAAATAARDRDRMERAVDVLALAAQKTSATLGATHPQALATLRAFAGAEYEAAALLGPERRRADARALVESVAARSRNLRAAHESAEAPAPEDADALRFSVLGPVGARRGEGVLPTGSPRQRALLAMLLLRGDHAATAQELTAAIWDEDPPARAEAAVRTYAHRLRKCLGDEVFVNKHGRYTLRIRDTDVDLARAEAAASAAETAVAEGDAEGGRALYAAALAEFSGEPLAGVPGLYAERHRTRLSEWRQTLLERRVALDLETGRYAEAAAELTALTAANPLREHLRELLTVAQHRLRAEDPDRRPR
- a CDS encoding trypsin-like peptidase domain-containing protein is translated as MTDAGYWVDLYQAHRRLGGGFLLTRRYVLTALHCLRELAPDDGAVEIVLADGERLDGRLCRQDRDADLALIEIAAHHRLSPRIPNAGHALPGWHWRGPYRPSPAEARLSGTVHHAADGYPCAGGGSIEALQLSVDQILGDYSGYSGGPVEGSPAEGHDPAVVGILLEQAPDRADEKRAGNVLYAATIAEAITRFDHLQVSHLIDVLRPREGAREVKRPDEKAQAWFDRLQQWSDQGYMDATQIAELRFMVAQQAISRDFAGGDDG